A region of the Osmia bicornis bicornis chromosome 1, iOsmBic2.1, whole genome shotgun sequence genome:
TTATAGCTTCCTCGAATTGTCCCAATGCTTCCTGAGTTACACCTAAATTTGCACATGCCCTAGCTTGTAATCCAGCTGCATCTAAAGCTTCAGCAATTGAAAGTTCCAACTGATGATGGCGTAACGCAGAATTTGGATCATCCATTAATAAATGAACAGCTCCTAATCCACTAGCAGCCTCTGCTTCAGCAGCTTTATCTCCGAGTCCCCTGGCAAGAGCAAGTTGATGCGATAAGCAACTAACAGCCTGTTCGTGATTACCTAACGCAGCATGCACTCTAcctataaaattaatattggcGAATTCATaagatataaaaagaaattgatgcgcgtttaaatattaatatattaatttctaccTAAATCTCCGTATGCTGCACCTCTTGATTCTGGGCTATCAACTTCATGCGCAGCCACTAATCTTTTTTCAAAACAAACTAAAGCTTCTTGTAGATTACCAGTTGCTTCTCGAGCTCGACCTAAACCTCGATACGCTCTTTCTTGTTCTCttatacttttcaattttgtaGCAGCTGCCAATTGTTGTTCATGACATTTGATAGCTTCTTCTGGATCTCCCAAAGCTTCGTAACAGTCTCCTAAATTCCCAAGTGCTCTAGCTTTGTTCAATAAAGCTGTACCCATCATCAATGGTTCTAAAGTTGCTAATTGTTGTTCAAAGTATCCAATTGCATCTTCATAATGTGCCATATTAAGTCTAGCTATTCCTAAGTTTCCTGTTTCAGGAGGAAAAAAACaatgaatattatatttataaaatcaaaCTTTGTATCATaacgaaacaaaaattttaccTAACGCTTGTGCTTCAACTCCTGAATCCGCTAATTCTTTTGCTCTTTCAAGTTGTTCTTGATAACATTTTACTGCATGAGTGTATTGACCTAATGCCATGTGTACGGCGCCTAAATTCCCGTGAGCTCTACACTCACCACGTAGATCTCCAGCTTCTTGTCTTAAAGTTAATTCTTGAGTATGAAATCCTAATGCCTTATCAAGACTTTTTATTGTCCGGTGTGCAATACCTAAAGCTCCATAAGCAGCAGCTTCCAAACTACGATCACCTGCTTGTCGGGCTAAATTTAACTGACGTTGATGCATTTTTATGGCTTCTTCAGCTTCACCCAGACGTAAAAGACAATCACCAATATTTCCCAAAGCTCGAAATTTTCCAGCTAAGTGTTTAGTCATATGTGCAATAGCTACATACAAAAGAGAAAGTATTAAAATGTACAATATCTTGGAATTTTTACATTACCCTCTTTTAAACATAATAGTTTCTTACCTAAATAATACTTTTGGCACTCTAATGCTGTATCTAAATTTTCCAAAGCTAAATGTGCTAATCCCAAATTACAATAAGCTCTTCCCATTCCAGATTTATCCTGTAAATCCTTAGCCAATGCCAAATCTTGATCATAATATCTAACAGCTTCACGATGATTACCTAAACAATAATGTGCATAGCCTAAGAAGTGACACGCTTTCGCTTCTCCTTCTACATCATGTAGTTCCTGCGATAGCATAagataattttcataatatgGAACCGCTTCTTCAAATCTACCACGAGATGACAAGCAATTGGCAAGATTAAGTAAAGCACACGCTTCACCAGCTGTATCTTTTAACTCGCGTGCTATAGCTAAATGAGCTCTATAATGTCTTAATGCTGCTTCATGTCCTTGTACAGCTTGATATGCCACTGCTAAATTTCCATGAGTACTAGCTTCTGAGCTTCGATCATTAACCTAcatgaagaaaaaacaatttaCAATCTTGTAATACAAGTGTGTTATTAAACTTTTTGATTTCATATTCTAAACTTACCTCTTTGCTTATTGTTAATTCCtgtttatgatatttaatagcTTGTTCATAATATCCTAATGCATTATACGCATTCCCAATGTTTCCATATGCTCTACCCATTCCAGCTTTATCTCCTAATGATCTAGCAATTCCTAAGTGAGCCTGATGCAACTTAAGTGCAGCTTCATGTTCTCCAAGTAATTGATAAACAATTCCTAAATTACTACACGCTCGTCCCTCAGCTACTTTATCTTTTGTAGCTAAAGCAACATCAAGTTGTCTCTGATGCCACAATTTGGCTTGTGCAAGATCacctaaataaaaatacataagtaaattaattttttctttacaacTTTCTTATTATTGTTTTACCTGCACATCTTGCAGCATGACCCAATCCAGCATAAGCTCTCATTTCTATTGCTCTATCACCAAGTTCTTGTGCTATTCTTAGAACATTTTCATGATATGCCATTGCCTGACCAAAATTTCTTCGATAGTGATGAGACGAACCCAAGTTACTAAATGCTCTTGCTTCTTCTACGCGATCTCCTAAACGTCTCGCAATTCTCAAATGCTGTGTATGACAGTCAACAGCACTTTCAAATTCTCCCATTGCCAAATAAACTGCTCCCACATTACCTATTTCTCGTGCTTCTTGAAGTCGATCTCCCATTTGTTTTACTAACTGCACACATTGCTTATGAGATGCAAGTGCGTTTGGTAAATCACCAATAGCTGTATAAACGTGACCCAGGCTAGTTAAAGCGGATGCTGCAGCCTGAGTGTCTTTGCACTTCATAGCTAAAACCAACTGATACCTGTGTGCTGTTAAAGCTTCTTTAAAACTGCCCTTACTAAAGTATGCAGAACCCAAATTTCCATGAGCTCTACATTCACCTTGTGTATCTCCTAATGATCGTGCAACACctgtaaatatttatactcGAAGTTTAAAACCATATTCTATTAATGTATACttgttctttttattttggtAATATTTACCTAAATCTTGTTGCATGTAATTGATAGCTTTATCCAACGAATTTAATGCCCAATATGCACTAGAAAGAGCTGAGAATACAGAACCTCTCAATTTTAAGCTACAAGAACCAATAGTGAGTGCAGCTTCTAATACACCTGCTGCTGCTTTATACTGTCCTGCTCCAAGTAGTTCTTGACCAACAACAGAAATAACAACAAAAGGAGATTCATCAAGTTTCATTGCACGTAGTTGTTGAAATGTTGGTTCTAATGTTGCACGTAATGGTGATTTTAAAGATGCTTCTACCAGACCAGATAACAGCTGGCAATTTGAAGGATCATGGGCCAGACCTGTACTAAAGGCCACTAAAGCCTCTCCATGTCTCCCCAAACATTGCAATGCTACTCCTTGGCGATAATATGCCTATTAATATAATACGTTTAattgattatttaataaattatttgtataaGTGAATAAATGTACCTTTGGCCACTGAGGACTAAGTTCTGTGGCTCTGACAGCATCTTGAAGTGCAAGTGCAAATAAACCCATTTTAAGCCTAGCTGCTGACCTGTTCGAATATAGCACATGGCTGAGTGGATCCAAAGCAAGAGCTTCCGTATATAAAGTTGCAGCAAGAGCATAATCACCATTCTGACATGCCGCATTGCTACGACGTACAGTCTCTAAGAATAGAGATCTCGATCCAGCAGCCAAGGCCGACGTACCTTCGGGCTCCACcttaaatgtttaaaataaaataatgttttgtATTATGTATAGCTTGTATATACAGTATATACAAAATctactttatattttttgacagaactatttttattgaatattattactgcagtgatttttatttatagttatatgatataatttatcattatatgtgacaaatttaatattaaagttATAAATATTGAGATTTGTAAGacctaaaaaaaaatatgcgAAAGTACgtataattaaacaatttgaggtataataataatattcagCAGGGTATATTTCAAAAGTTCTTGTTACCTCAGAGATATCCCTATGAGACATTGCTTAAGACGAGCAAGTAGCATCCTCCTGCATAAGCATTATCTGTGGCGAGGAAGCTTCATTAGATAAGACCGTACATTTTACAGTATAGGGCCTTTCTAGGACTTCCCGTATCACCTTCCTTTTCCTCATTTACATTTATTCTTCACAGGGTATTGTTTTTGAACTTAAACGACACTCATTGGATACACATTGACATAATTACTTCGCCTAGTAATCAAAGTATTCGTTAGGATAGGTgaaatagtttaataaaaaaaaggagggAGGAAGGCGTCTTAGGAGGGCACCCACTGCATTCCTCAGACACAGCCATCTTGGAATGCGACCCCGAGTCCCCCCTTGAACCCAGAGTGGGGCCGGCACTGCCTACTTCTGTACTCCTTGCAGATTGGGCCTTACATGTATAGCTTATGAAATCTACACTCCGCATATGGTGTACGTGTGcctatgtatgtatgtatataagtaCACGCACAGAAATAAAAGCAtgcatattttaaataaacatattAAGTTTACTTTATAagtttttttataaatatgtcATTTCAATAATACATACTGAATGTCATGTAAcacaaatatattttatcaatatcAAAACAAAACAATATAAGGTGCTGTAAacaataatacaaaatttgtttaattagaattaatcCTAGTACATTGTTTATAAAGTTATAACAGGTAGCAAGGACCCTGTCTTAATTGTTTTACTtttgaatatatgtatataaaaatgtaaattattttttaataaagatatttaaatgaaaatagcATTATAGATTTTAATAGGGTTTTTTCgtaaacatatttaaaaacagcactataaaattatatattttgatgtataaataatacaaattgttTTGAACAATAGTTTTCAGTAGTTTtagtaataaaatagatatctgaatttattacaaaattacaaaattttgtatgCAGAACTTTTACATGTCAATTTCTATTTGAATGTCACAGccattgtaattaattttttatacttgATGAAAGATAAAGAATAGTATCTGAGCGAAGATTATCATGTTTATCGAAATGTGTACATTATATGTAACTTATGTCAGTAAATAATGCTTTATGGCCTTTAATGTTACCTAGTAATGCACTGTAatcgtaaaaaaaataatacaaatttattttccttcgctcaggtaataaatagtttttattttgtacCAAAACTGTACATTATGTTCAGAATAGatgatatacatttatatataCAAGATTTATGCATATCACGTACAAATCATTTTCATATAAACATTTATTCGAAGATTCGAATGTATAGGAATGTTAAgtattcaataatattttaaacaatattaatgATAACTGATGCATAATCagcaaaaataatatttctaggCACAATTGAATTGGTTGTGAATTGAATTCACATTAGTATTTTCCACTTGTGCATAAattttatgttaaataaaaatgtacataaaaaaatatatgtataatggaATTTGTGCTCTATGCAACTGTAGCTTTCAATATTGATACTAATTCTATGTTCTTtagtttatattaaaatttctattataataGCACATTTAAAATGAGATATAGTTTTAGAAACACATCattacaaatataatatacaaatgCAACTATTAAATTATGAAAGCTACATTGGCAtggatatttttaaataatataattataaaattaatttttaaggCCAGACTCGATTAAATATTTCCATAAAGGAATCATaaatcataaatgttattccAACATCTAAACATACTCTACTTAATCTTGGAATGGTTCCTTTATAAAATGCACTTGGGCCCTCATTCTTCCATATTTGAATCATACAGTCTACACTATTTTTGTACTTTGAGGCTTCTAAGCCCTAAAAACAtggatttaaatttaataatttatgcttaaacagaaaatgataattttatagAAGATGAAAGGTAGATAAAGCTCATACCTGCATTCGAGTCTTTATAACATCAATTGGAGTATTTCCAAACACTGATAATGCCCCAGCACATGCACCAAATGCACCCACAACCAATTTTGgtatatgtacatttttgTCTCCACCTCTGTACCAATCCTTTAATGTTTCCATAACACAAAATCTGATTGCTTGATTTGATCCTTGTTTAATGATAGTAGGCGTTAAACCTTGATATACACCTCTAATtcctaaataaaaaattataaatttaaatagcTATAAGTAGCCtataattttacataatttaatcAATATTATACACCAAGATctttaaacaaatttataataaagtttgattaAATGATACAGAAGTAAGATGCTTATTATTACATTCTGGCATGTGTAAACTGAGAACCCTTGAAATATGAGTAGACTGTTTGCATGAAATTGATTAGGTTCATAGTTCAAGGCAAACAACtgcataattaaatttctaattccTATTGTATCACTATACTCAaattaaaacataaatattcaattaatttatatttgcaaactattttatatacatataatgtgtttcatttaaaaaattatcaatattctACTTACCATATTCTTTGGTAATCAATCTTACTCCATGAAAGAATCCTTTGTATTTTGGATTAACTGACCGTTGGTCATTAATAAATTTGACTTTAATAGTTTCCATAGGAGTAACAGCAAAAATAGCTTCAGATGCGCCAGCACATAATCCTGCTAAGAAACTTCTTTGTGTACTAAGATTTCCATTTTCATCCACTAATACACCCTTTATTGTTTCAAAGGATCCAAAACGTACAGCTGATTTTGGTATTGAACCATAAAGTAACACCGAAAGGCCCCTGTACAGGCCAAAAAATCCTCTATTTTTTACTGTTTTTGTTACACAGTCCCATATTCCCGAATATTCTTTACCAGCTCCAGCTTTTCCATCAAGTTGTAGTTGCGTTTTCACATATTCAgttggatatgtaatacatATTTCTATTCCTCCAGTAATACCACCTAAGACATAAATTcatattattactttattatgaaatttttatattgtttaattaaaacaacattaataaaagttattatatgttcaaataaaaaattggtAAACGATTTCATTcacaaatgagaaaaaaaaaaacattttgaaCTCGCGTTTTCAAGGTTAAACACACTTCAACCTTTGATACTATCATACGTTGAATGTGCTGACTCAAGTTTATcactttttctctctttcctttctAATGCTTTTACATTGTTTATACTTCTTTGTCACTCTTAGTTAAGGTATCTGCACTCTATCGGTTTATTTTAATAGTAGCCACAGAACACTGAGcatatataataaatgtaatactaattttaataaatgttacaaagaaaaaagtatataCCAGCTATTATTCCTTTAACACCAAGACTACTACCGGCAGCCGCTGCAGCTCCATTATCAATAAGCCACGGTCTAGAAGGAAAAGGATTATTACGGAATGTCGAAATTGTACTTGATTGTTGCGACGATTTGCGCATCAAAGAACAAATATCCATCTTTTAAATTCGTTTCTGTCTGTCGGTAGTCTTAAGGCGTTAAACGCTGAATCTAGACTGGAGTCGATTAATATCTGAACGTTCCGATGCGCGAAGCAAGTTCCCCTTCctcaaaaatttcttttactcACACTTACTTTTTTCGGTTGAGAATTGTAAAATGTAACTTGATATTAGAcgtataaaaataatcaaaggGTTGACGATGGGTGGCATGATCAAAATTTCGCGCatcaataatatattttcctttatcaatttaatagcaatgtatatttgataaattCTACACAagataaaatatgaataattaaatttgtttatcTAACAACGTTTGTTTGCATTGTACCCGATTattgtaaatttcattttggtattgattgttttatttaattacagttATAAGAACTActgtgaaattttaaatagtttTCAAACATTTGTTTACAATTTC
Encoded here:
- the LOC114870912 gene encoding putative tricarboxylate transport protein, mitochondrial; translated protein: MDICSLMRKSSQQSSTISTFRNNPFPSRPWLIDNGAAAAAGSSLGVKGIIAGGITGGIEICITYPTEYVKTQLQLDGKAGAGKEYSGIWDCVTKTVKNRGFFGLYRGLSVLLYGSIPKSAVRFGSFETIKGVLVDENGNLSTQRSFLAGLCAGASEAIFAVTPMETIKVKFINDQRSVNPKYKGFFHGVRLITKEYGIRGVYQGLTPTIIKQGSNQAIRFCVMETLKDWYRGGDKNVHIPKLVVGAFGACAGALSVFGNTPIDVIKTRMQGLEASKYKNSVDCMIQIWKNEGPSAFYKGTIPRLSRVCLDVGITFMIYDSFMEIFNRVWP